In Arthrobacter ramosus, one DNA window encodes the following:
- the rho gene encoding transcription termination factor Rho, whose protein sequence is MTETTELASAVDTTSSAAESTAATAKSSGLAGLKLAQLQALASQLGISGGSRMRKGDLVSAISAHRAGATTSKAPTAAKAVAAKAAPAAPEAETAAAPAAASTEAPAQDGTRARGRGRSRRATSDGVVAAAETAEAPAVVVEAPAAPVAEASEAAGERRQPRTRNRRRGEAAPAEAGEAGETRAAEQPQAEQPRVEQRQAEQPRVEQRQPEQRQPEQRQAEQRQTQPRQGEQASVEAGEPGQRERRDNTRTRREDTNEGDDTGNRRNRRNRRDRNDRQGPQDNRDNRDGNTRSDRFRDRNERRRGRGQGPDVDDVEVTEDDVLLPVAGILDVLENYAFIRTSGYLPGANDVYVSLAQVKKYNLRKGDAVVGAIRAPRDGEDRSQQTARQKFNALVRVTSVNGKTPEELKDRVEFAKLVPLYPSERLRLETDPKKIGPRVIDLVAPIGKGQRGLIVSPPKAGKTLILQSIANAITTNNPEVHLMMVLVDERPEEVTDMQRTVKGEVIASTFDRPADDHTTVAELSIERAKRLVEMGMDVVVLLDSMTRLGRAYNLAAPASGRILSGGVDSAALYPPKRFFGAARNIENGGSLTILATALVETGSKMDEVIFEEFKGTGNMELRLSRQLADKRIFPAVDVNASGTRREENLLSAEEVKIMWKLRRVLSGLETQQSLELLTNKIRETGSNVEFLMQVQKTTLGAKSDNDK, encoded by the coding sequence GTGACAGAAACCACTGAGCTGGCTTCAGCTGTGGACACAACATCTTCTGCAGCTGAATCAACGGCCGCAACCGCTAAGAGCAGCGGCCTTGCAGGCCTCAAGCTCGCGCAGCTCCAGGCTCTCGCCAGTCAGCTGGGCATTTCGGGCGGATCCCGGATGCGCAAGGGGGACTTGGTCTCGGCTATCTCAGCCCACCGTGCTGGTGCAACCACGAGCAAGGCTCCTACCGCGGCCAAGGCCGTGGCAGCAAAAGCCGCGCCTGCAGCGCCGGAAGCTGAGACCGCTGCCGCACCTGCCGCAGCATCCACCGAAGCTCCCGCGCAGGACGGCACCCGGGCACGTGGCCGTGGCCGAAGCCGTCGCGCCACGAGCGATGGTGTTGTTGCCGCCGCGGAAACCGCGGAGGCTCCCGCCGTCGTCGTCGAGGCTCCTGCCGCTCCCGTCGCCGAAGCAAGCGAGGCCGCCGGCGAACGCCGCCAGCCGCGCACGCGGAACCGTCGTCGTGGCGAGGCCGCTCCTGCGGAGGCCGGTGAAGCCGGTGAAACCCGCGCTGCCGAGCAGCCCCAGGCAGAACAGCCCCGTGTAGAACAGCGCCAGGCCGAACAGCCCCGTGTAGAGCAGCGTCAGCCCGAGCAGCGTCAGCCCGAGCAGCGCCAGGCCGAGCAGCGTCAAACCCAGCCGCGCCAGGGCGAGCAGGCCTCGGTTGAGGCCGGCGAACCCGGTCAGCGCGAACGCCGCGACAACACCCGTACGCGTCGCGAAGACACGAACGAGGGCGATGACACCGGCAACCGCCGTAATCGTCGCAACCGCCGCGACCGCAACGACCGCCAGGGTCCGCAGGACAACCGTGACAACCGCGATGGAAACACCCGCAGCGACCGCTTCCGCGACCGCAACGAACGCCGTCGCGGCCGCGGCCAGGGCCCGGACGTCGACGACGTCGAGGTCACTGAGGACGACGTCCTGCTGCCGGTTGCCGGCATCCTGGATGTACTCGAGAACTACGCGTTCATCCGCACCTCGGGCTACCTGCCCGGTGCCAACGACGTGTACGTGTCCCTCGCCCAGGTCAAGAAATACAACCTGCGCAAGGGTGACGCCGTCGTCGGCGCAATCCGCGCCCCGCGTGACGGCGAGGACCGCAGCCAGCAGACCGCGCGCCAGAAGTTCAACGCGCTCGTCCGCGTCACGTCGGTCAACGGCAAGACGCCGGAAGAGCTCAAGGACCGCGTCGAATTCGCCAAGCTCGTCCCGCTGTACCCGTCCGAGCGCCTGCGCCTCGAAACGGATCCCAAGAAGATCGGCCCGCGCGTCATCGACCTCGTGGCCCCGATCGGTAAGGGCCAGCGCGGCCTGATCGTCTCCCCGCCCAAGGCCGGCAAGACGCTCATCCTGCAGTCCATCGCCAACGCGATCACCACCAACAATCCTGAGGTCCACCTCATGATGGTGCTGGTCGACGAACGTCCCGAAGAAGTCACGGACATGCAGCGCACCGTCAAGGGCGAGGTCATTGCCTCCACCTTCGACCGTCCCGCCGATGACCACACCACGGTTGCCGAGCTTTCCATCGAGCGCGCCAAGCGCCTCGTGGAAATGGGCATGGACGTGGTGGTCCTCCTGGACTCCATGACCCGCCTGGGCCGCGCCTACAACCTGGCAGCACCGGCCTCCGGCCGCATCCTGTCCGGTGGCGTCGACTCCGCTGCGCTCTACCCGCCGAAGCGCTTCTTCGGTGCTGCGCGCAACATCGAAAACGGCGGCTCGCTGACCATCCTGGCAACCGCGCTCGTGGAGACCGGTTCCAAGATGGACGAAGTCATCTTCGAAGAGTTCAAGGGCACGGGCAACATGGAGCTCCGCCTGTCCCGCCAGCTGGCGGACAAGCGCATCTTCCCGGCCGTGGACGTCAACGCTTCGGGTACCCGTCGCGAAGAGAACCTGCTTTCGGCCGAAGAGGTCAAGATCATGTGGAAGCTGCGCCGCGTCCTTTCCGGACTCGAGACCCAGCAGAGCCTTGAACTCCTGACCAACAAGATCCGGGAGACCGGGAGCAACGTCGAGTTCCTCATGCAGGTTCAGAAGACGACTCTTGGAGCCAAGTCGGATAACGACAAATAG
- the prfA gene encoding peptide chain release factor 1, translating to MFESVQGLLDEHAAIQAQLSDPAVYADQAMARKLGRRSAQLQGIVEAYNRWHGLMDDLEAAKEMASEDAEFAAEVDEIEAKLPAAQEKLRRLLIPRDPDDARNVILEVKGGEGGDEAALFAGDLLRMYMRYAESRGWKTELISATESDLGGYKDVQMAVKGNSNDPAEGVYARLKFEGGVHRVQRVPVTESQGRIHTSAAGVLVLPEVDEPEELEINQNDLKIDVYRSSGPGGQSVNTTDSAVRITHLPTGIVVAMQNEKSQLQNREAGMRVLRARILAHQQEQIDAENSAQRKSQIRTMDRSERIRTYNFPENRIADHRTGYKAYNLDAVMNGDLEPVIQSAIEMDEQSRLDALGE from the coding sequence ATGTTTGAGTCCGTACAGGGATTGCTTGATGAGCATGCTGCTATCCAGGCGCAGTTGAGTGATCCTGCTGTTTATGCCGACCAGGCCATGGCCCGCAAGTTGGGGCGGCGGTCTGCCCAGTTGCAGGGCATCGTGGAGGCGTACAACCGTTGGCACGGGCTCATGGACGATCTTGAAGCGGCCAAGGAAATGGCTTCCGAGGACGCCGAATTTGCTGCCGAGGTAGACGAAATCGAGGCGAAGCTTCCGGCAGCCCAGGAGAAATTGCGTCGGTTGCTGATTCCGCGCGATCCCGACGACGCCCGCAACGTCATTCTTGAGGTCAAAGGCGGCGAAGGCGGCGACGAAGCTGCGCTCTTCGCCGGAGACCTGCTGCGCATGTACATGCGTTATGCGGAGTCGCGCGGCTGGAAGACCGAGCTCATCTCGGCCACGGAATCGGACCTGGGCGGCTACAAGGACGTCCAGATGGCCGTCAAGGGCAACTCGAACGATCCCGCGGAGGGCGTCTATGCCCGCTTGAAGTTCGAAGGCGGCGTGCACCGCGTCCAGCGTGTTCCCGTCACCGAGTCGCAGGGCCGCATCCACACTTCCGCGGCCGGTGTGCTCGTCCTTCCGGAAGTGGATGAGCCCGAAGAGCTCGAAATCAACCAGAACGACCTCAAGATCGACGTCTACCGGTCCTCGGGTCCTGGCGGCCAGTCCGTCAACACCACGGACTCGGCAGTCCGCATCACCCACCTGCCGACGGGCATCGTGGTGGCCATGCAGAACGAAAAATCCCAGCTCCAGAACCGTGAAGCCGGCATGCGCGTCCTCCGTGCCCGTATCCTGGCCCACCAGCAGGAGCAGATCGACGCCGAGAACTCTGCCCAGCGCAAGTCGCAGATCCGCACCATGGACCGTTCCGAGCGCATCCGCACGTACAACTTCCCGGAAAACCGGATTGCCGACCACCGTACCGGCTACAAGGCCTACAACCTCGACGCCGTCATGAACGGTGACCTGGAACCGGTCATCCAATCGGCCATCGAGATGGATGAACAGTCGCGCCTGGATGCCCTGGGCGAGTAA
- the prmC gene encoding peptide chain release factor N(5)-glutamine methyltransferase produces the protein MTLFPGQSLADAVREATAILSDAGVPTPRVDAELLAEHLLGVGLGRLRAMLLGDSAAPDGYADLVAERAQRVPLQHITGVAHFRYLTLAVGPGVFIPRPETESVVQLVIDHLQVLNHPKVVDLGTGSGAIAASIAHEVPGAEVHAVEFSTFAHAWATKNLKPLGVKLVQGDLRNALPEHDGTFDVVVSNPPYIPAEAIPNEPEVALHDPPEALYGGGADGMELPTAAAASAARLLKGGGFFVMEHAEVQARWISAHLKTAGCWTQVTTHLDLNGKERATSAVLAIAASGK, from the coding sequence ATGACGCTCTTTCCGGGCCAAAGCCTCGCCGACGCCGTCCGCGAGGCAACAGCCATCCTGTCCGACGCCGGAGTCCCCACTCCGCGCGTGGACGCGGAACTCCTCGCGGAACATCTCCTGGGTGTCGGCCTCGGCCGCCTGCGCGCCATGCTGCTTGGTGATTCCGCCGCCCCGGATGGCTACGCGGATCTGGTGGCCGAGCGGGCACAGCGCGTTCCGCTCCAGCACATCACCGGCGTCGCGCACTTCCGCTACCTCACGCTCGCCGTGGGCCCGGGCGTGTTCATTCCGCGGCCGGAAACGGAATCCGTGGTCCAACTCGTTATCGACCACCTCCAGGTACTCAATCACCCCAAAGTGGTTGATCTTGGCACCGGCTCCGGCGCCATTGCTGCTTCGATCGCCCACGAAGTGCCCGGGGCCGAGGTCCATGCCGTCGAATTCAGCACGTTCGCCCATGCCTGGGCCACCAAGAACCTGAAGCCCCTCGGGGTGAAGCTCGTGCAGGGCGACCTCCGCAATGCCTTGCCCGAACACGACGGAACTTTCGACGTCGTCGTTTCCAATCCGCCGTACATCCCCGCTGAAGCAATCCCGAACGAACCTGAAGTGGCACTGCACGATCCGCCGGAGGCGCTATACGGCGGGGGAGCAGACGGCATGGAGCTGCCGACGGCGGCCGCCGCCTCGGCTGCCCGGCTCCTCAAGGGCGGCGGCTTCTTCGTGATGGAGCACGCCGAGGTGCAGGCAAGGTGGATTTCCGCACATCTAAAGACTGCCGGCTGCTGGACGCAGGTCACCACCCACCTCGATCTCAACGGCAAGGAACGTGCCACGAGCGCAGTGTTGGCAATCGCTGCCTCCGGGAAATGA
- a CDS encoding L-threonylcarbamoyladenylate synthase, whose product MTTSYNCTSEEQRAEGLEHAQRAISEKKCVVMPTDTVYGIAADAFSPQAVTMLLVSKGRGRHMPPPVLIPRLNALDGLATDVSEEARKLAEAFWPGGLTLIFHAQPSLDWDLGETRGTVALRMPDDEIALELLNRTGPLAVSSANRTGQAAAQTAAEARTQLAESVEVYLEGGFRPVEGTESVASTIVDATTLPLRVVRDGAISLERLRGVVPGVLALGETAPEPASEIETAAVTETAPEAAAEPETAPDDQAETPVRTETPVRTETRTE is encoded by the coding sequence GTGACCACAAGCTACAACTGCACGTCAGAGGAACAACGCGCCGAAGGCCTGGAGCATGCGCAGCGCGCCATCAGCGAGAAAAAGTGTGTCGTCATGCCGACGGACACCGTCTACGGCATTGCCGCCGACGCGTTCTCGCCGCAGGCCGTGACCATGCTGCTTGTCTCGAAGGGCCGTGGCCGCCATATGCCGCCCCCCGTGCTGATCCCGCGGCTCAATGCGCTGGACGGGCTGGCAACCGATGTATCGGAAGAAGCCCGCAAACTGGCAGAAGCCTTCTGGCCCGGCGGCCTGACGCTGATCTTCCACGCCCAGCCGTCTCTGGATTGGGACCTGGGGGAGACCCGCGGAACCGTGGCCCTGCGGATGCCCGACGACGAAATTGCGCTCGAACTGCTCAACCGCACCGGCCCGCTGGCGGTGTCCTCGGCCAATCGCACCGGTCAAGCGGCCGCGCAGACAGCCGCCGAGGCGCGGACCCAGCTTGCTGAATCGGTCGAAGTTTACCTTGAAGGCGGTTTCCGGCCCGTCGAGGGAACCGAGTCCGTAGCGTCCACGATTGTCGACGCCACCACCTTGCCGCTCCGCGTGGTCCGCGATGGTGCCATTTCCCTGGAACGCCTCCGCGGGGTTGTTCCAGGGGTGCTTGCCTTGGGAGAAACCGCGCCAGAACCGGCGTCGGAGATTGAAACCGCGGCTGTGACTGAAACCGCGCCTGAAGCGGCCGCGGAACCGGAGACGGCCCCGGACGATCAGGCCGAGACCCCGGTTCGCACGGAGACCCCGGTTCGCACGGAGACCAGGACCGAATGA
- a CDS encoding WecB/TagA/CpsF family glycosyltransferase, translating to MSLVRDRVPLLDVDVTALCTDELIEAISGYVSDGTTKVVLGHNLHSVTLFHSSPDFRRLYERSDVVLMDGAPVAMLWGLGRRGGSRGEAAGLMEYRLGSTDWVPALGGVEGLRRIAVVGAGPEANSKTVDLLRKIVPGAEVSGRPGENWDDASEEAVVAWLAEFRPQLVLLGLGMPLQESVLHRRLDELPPAVYCAVGGAIEQLAGLQKLAPRWLGRLGLEWAWRLVLHPGRVAYRVFGEPWVLLGLLVRRRLSFKDRKAGTTRRAR from the coding sequence ATGAGCCTGGTCCGGGATCGTGTTCCCCTTCTGGACGTAGACGTCACGGCACTATGCACCGACGAACTTATCGAGGCCATCAGCGGGTACGTTTCGGATGGCACCACCAAGGTTGTCCTCGGGCACAACCTGCACAGCGTCACGTTGTTTCATTCGAGCCCGGACTTCCGCCGTCTCTATGAACGCAGCGATGTGGTGCTGATGGACGGTGCGCCTGTCGCCATGCTCTGGGGACTTGGTCGCCGCGGAGGTTCACGCGGCGAAGCCGCGGGGTTGATGGAATACCGTTTGGGATCCACTGACTGGGTGCCGGCACTCGGCGGCGTCGAAGGACTCCGCCGGATCGCCGTCGTCGGCGCCGGCCCCGAGGCCAACAGCAAGACGGTGGATCTCCTCCGCAAGATCGTGCCTGGCGCCGAGGTCTCCGGGCGCCCCGGTGAGAATTGGGACGATGCCAGCGAAGAGGCCGTCGTCGCCTGGCTCGCGGAATTCCGCCCGCAGCTAGTGCTTCTTGGCCTTGGAATGCCGTTGCAGGAATCGGTCCTGCACCGCCGCCTCGACGAGCTTCCGCCTGCCGTCTACTGCGCAGTCGGCGGCGCCATCGAGCAACTGGCGGGGCTCCAGAAGCTCGCTCCACGCTGGCTGGGCCGCCTCGGGCTCGAATGGGCCTGGCGGCTCGTCCTGCATCCGGGACGCGTCGCATACCGGGTCTTCGGTGAGCCGTGGGTGCTCCTCGGCCTGCTGGTCCGCCGTCGGCTCTCCTTCAAGGACCGCAAGGCAGGAACAACACGCCGCGCCCGGTAG
- a CDS encoding glycosyltransferase, protein MPVSVAVAAVTFDRPGELAVLLDAINKQSMPVDTICLVDSGTTPSRELALSHPKVDYVRSEANLGGAGGFALAILKAVASGADWVWIMDDDAEPGDPACLETLVREAEARGLDAVVPLVVAPGHPDKLSFFFRIDGKVTHERTEVEKAGFLPDVGHFFNGALIRSNVFFKVGVPDIRLFIRGDEVDFMIRLRKAGIRFGTVATAWITHPHAFSETKHVFGARWHVIVPDSAFKRYFYYRNRGYLIRRYRRGKSMVADVGGYLGYFLPRGDFRGLAEWFRAFSAGLRDKGFGPLEDQKF, encoded by the coding sequence ATGCCTGTCTCCGTTGCCGTAGCGGCCGTCACCTTTGACCGCCCCGGAGAGCTAGCAGTCCTGCTCGACGCCATCAACAAGCAGTCCATGCCCGTGGACACCATTTGCCTCGTGGACAGCGGAACCACCCCTTCGCGGGAGCTTGCGTTAAGCCATCCAAAGGTGGACTACGTCCGCTCGGAGGCGAACCTGGGCGGCGCGGGCGGCTTCGCCCTTGCGATCCTCAAGGCAGTGGCCAGCGGCGCCGATTGGGTATGGATCATGGACGATGACGCCGAACCCGGCGATCCGGCCTGTCTCGAAACCCTGGTCCGGGAAGCGGAGGCCCGCGGACTGGATGCCGTCGTCCCGCTCGTCGTGGCCCCAGGCCACCCGGACAAGCTCTCCTTCTTCTTCCGGATTGACGGCAAGGTGACCCACGAGCGCACCGAAGTCGAGAAGGCGGGGTTCCTGCCCGACGTCGGGCACTTCTTCAACGGTGCGCTCATCCGTTCCAATGTCTTCTTCAAAGTGGGAGTGCCGGATATCCGGCTGTTCATCCGGGGCGATGAGGTCGACTTCATGATCCGCCTCAGGAAAGCGGGGATCCGCTTCGGTACGGTCGCGACGGCGTGGATCACCCACCCGCATGCGTTTTCCGAGACAAAGCACGTCTTCGGCGCGCGCTGGCACGTAATCGTGCCGGATTCAGCGTTCAAGCGCTACTTCTACTACCGCAACCGGGGCTATTTGATCCGCCGCTACCGCCGCGGCAAGTCGATGGTGGCCGACGTCGGAGGCTACTTGGGCTACTTCCTCCCCCGCGGTGACTTCCGCGGGCTCGCGGAATGGTTCCGGGCGTTCTCCGCCGGTTTGCGGGACAAGGGCTTCGGCCCGCTGGAAGACCAGAAGTTCTAA
- a CDS encoding MraY family glycosyltransferase: MIMYSLMMLTAAVVSYLATWVARQMGNKLRLFAPIRSRDMHSVPISRLGGLGLFAGFAVALVVASNSFFVKDIFHGNGAPWGILAGALVIVAVGVADDVMDIRWWVKLIGQCTAATIVAVWGVQMSVIPFVPEPIRIEAEPLRIVLTALAIVTTMNAVNFIDGLDGLAAGVAAIGGAAFFLTAYWVHRNATLTDRSDLAALLMAITVGCCIGFLPHNWFPAKIFMGDSGAMLLGLVMASAGVVSTGQISSGLYDRANGIPTIVPILLPFAILSLPLLDLGLAVLRRTARGQSPWSADRGHLHHKLIELGHTHRTAVLMMYVWTCILAFGGLAFAIFPWQMVLTVDIVAALIMAGVTAWPYFVRKGRAAQ; this comes from the coding sequence GTGATCATGTATTCGCTCATGATGCTCACGGCTGCCGTCGTGTCGTACCTCGCTACGTGGGTAGCCCGCCAGATGGGTAACAAACTTCGGCTTTTTGCCCCCATCCGCAGCCGGGATATGCACTCGGTGCCAATTTCCCGACTCGGAGGCCTGGGACTTTTCGCCGGCTTCGCCGTGGCCCTCGTGGTAGCCAGCAATTCGTTCTTCGTGAAGGACATCTTCCACGGGAACGGTGCGCCATGGGGAATCCTGGCAGGTGCCCTTGTGATCGTCGCGGTCGGTGTTGCCGACGACGTGATGGACATCCGCTGGTGGGTCAAGCTGATCGGCCAATGCACGGCCGCTACGATCGTTGCGGTCTGGGGCGTGCAGATGTCCGTGATTCCCTTTGTTCCGGAGCCCATACGGATTGAGGCGGAACCGCTGCGGATCGTCTTGACCGCCCTTGCCATTGTGACCACCATGAACGCAGTCAACTTCATCGACGGACTCGACGGCCTCGCTGCGGGCGTAGCAGCCATTGGCGGGGCCGCATTCTTCCTGACGGCGTATTGGGTCCACCGCAATGCAACGCTCACGGACCGCTCGGACCTGGCAGCGCTGCTGATGGCCATCACCGTGGGTTGTTGCATCGGATTCCTGCCGCATAACTGGTTCCCGGCCAAAATCTTCATGGGCGACTCCGGCGCCATGCTTTTGGGCCTCGTGATGGCCTCGGCCGGTGTGGTGTCCACGGGCCAGATCAGCTCAGGTCTGTATGACCGCGCCAACGGTATTCCGACCATCGTGCCCATCCTGCTGCCGTTCGCGATTCTGTCGCTACCGTTGCTGGACCTCGGCCTGGCGGTGTTGCGGCGGACAGCGCGCGGCCAATCGCCCTGGTCGGCTGACCGCGGACACTTGCACCACAAGCTCATCGAGCTCGGCCACACCCACCGCACAGCGGTGCTCATGATGTACGTGTGGACGTGCATTCTGGCGTTTGGAGGCCTGGCGTTTGCCATCTTCCCTTGGCAGATGGTCCTCACCGTTGACATCGTGGCCGCGCTGATCATGGCCGGAGTGACGGCCTGGCCGTACTTTGTCCGAAAAGGGCGCGCTGCCCAGTAG
- the atpB gene encoding F0F1 ATP synthase subunit A, which translates to MIALALPAQDSGTFTPPGIDQMHLPAILPWGASDGFSKQMLLVILSVVLIATFFIRAARKQQLVPGKLQFAGEMAYGFVRNSIAKDIIGGRDFMKFVPLLFSLFFFILVNNIYGAIPVIQLPSFSHVGGAYVLAVVVYVTWIGIGIKKNGLKYFKLATVPSGIPWPILIIVVPIEIISNFLVRPVTHSLRLFATMMAGHLIVMIAGSGIEFLVMQENVLLKGASALVLVGAVAMYMLEALIMVLQAYVFTLLTAIYIEGALHADSH; encoded by the coding sequence TTGATCGCGCTTGCGCTCCCGGCCCAGGATTCAGGGACCTTTACTCCTCCCGGAATCGACCAAATGCACCTGCCGGCTATCCTGCCATGGGGTGCGAGCGATGGCTTCTCCAAGCAGATGTTGCTGGTGATCCTGTCGGTGGTCCTTATCGCTACATTCTTTATTCGCGCTGCACGCAAGCAGCAGCTGGTTCCCGGCAAGCTGCAGTTCGCAGGCGAGATGGCCTACGGCTTCGTCCGCAACAGCATCGCCAAGGACATCATCGGCGGACGCGACTTCATGAAGTTCGTGCCTCTCTTGTTCTCGCTGTTCTTCTTCATCCTGGTGAACAACATCTACGGCGCCATTCCCGTGATCCAGCTTCCGAGCTTCTCGCACGTCGGCGGAGCCTATGTGCTCGCAGTCGTTGTGTACGTCACCTGGATCGGCATCGGCATCAAGAAGAACGGTTTGAAGTACTTCAAACTCGCCACCGTTCCCTCAGGTATTCCGTGGCCCATCCTGATTATCGTCGTACCGATCGAGATCATCTCCAACTTCTTGGTCCGCCCGGTCACCCACAGCCTCCGTCTTTTCGCCACCATGATGGCGGGGCACCTCATCGTGATGATCGCAGGCTCAGGCATTGAGTTCCTCGTCATGCAGGAAAACGTCCTTCTCAAGGGCGCATCCGCTCTGGTACTCGTTGGCGCCGTCGCCATGTACATGCTCGAAGCCCTGATCATGGTGCTGCAGGCTTATGTCTTCACCCTTCTGACTGCGATCTACATCGAAGGCGCGCTCCACGCCGACAGCCACTAG
- the atpE gene encoding ATP synthase F0 subunit C, whose amino-acid sequence MNGDINGSLNLIGYGLSAIGGGIGVGLVFAAYINGVARQPEAQRVLQPIAFLGLALTEALAILGLVFAFVLK is encoded by the coding sequence ATGAACGGCGATATCAACGGCTCCCTTAACCTCATTGGCTACGGTCTCTCCGCAATCGGCGGTGGTATCGGTGTGGGTCTCGTATTTGCTGCTTACATCAACGGTGTTGCACGTCAGCCGGAAGCCCAGCGCGTGCTCCAGCCGATCGCGTTCCTTGGTCTGGCTCTGACGGAAGCCCTCGCCATCCTCGGCCTGGTCTTCGCTTTCGTTCTCAAGTAA
- a CDS encoding F0F1 ATP synthase subunit B encodes MNQQIISAAAQGAAESANPLVPNFWEMGVVLVGFGVLYYIVVKFVVPMFEKTFAERAEAIEGGIAKAEKAQAEASAALEEYKQQLHDARAEANRIREEARAEGAQILAELKTKAAAESARITEQAYAQIESERQAAVVSLRSEVGTLATTLAERIVGESLSDDERAARVVDRFLADLETQSAGAAK; translated from the coding sequence ATGAATCAGCAGATCATCTCAGCCGCCGCTCAAGGCGCCGCCGAGTCGGCTAATCCGCTCGTTCCCAACTTCTGGGAAATGGGCGTCGTGCTCGTCGGCTTCGGGGTCCTCTATTACATCGTGGTCAAGTTTGTTGTCCCGATGTTCGAGAAGACTTTTGCCGAGCGCGCAGAGGCGATTGAGGGCGGCATTGCCAAGGCTGAAAAGGCCCAGGCTGAAGCTTCTGCAGCTCTCGAAGAGTACAAGCAGCAGCTCCACGATGCCCGCGCCGAGGCCAACCGCATCCGCGAAGAAGCTCGAGCCGAAGGTGCCCAGATCCTCGCGGAGCTGAAGACCAAGGCAGCAGCGGAGTCGGCACGCATCACCGAGCAGGCGTACGCCCAGATCGAATCGGAGCGCCAGGCAGCTGTTGTCTCCCTGCGTTCCGAGGTGGGCACCCTGGCCACGACTTTGGCGGAGCGCATCGTTGGCGAATCGCTCAGCGATGACGAGCGTGCCGCCCGCGTGGTGGACCGCTTCCTCGCAGATCTGGAGACCCAGAGCGCAGGTGCAGCTAAGTAA
- a CDS encoding F0F1 ATP synthase subunit delta, producing the protein MAGVSSESLTKALEQLEATLPTASLQLAKDLFGILGTVDSSAGLRRALTDPSRSGEEKSALVKQLVGGKVSADAAEIASGLASLRWASARDIGDALETLAATVVIAVAENKSAVSASGITGLEELENDLFAFNQTVASSHEVQRALGESQASAAAKISLAEKLLPGASPEAQLLIGQAVSQPRGVKPSKLIDNFAKLAAKRQQRWIATVRVTRPLTDAQASRLQAGLDALYGRELKVNISVDPTLIGGIRVQVGDEVLDASVVARLSELRRQLAG; encoded by the coding sequence ATGGCAGGTGTATCGAGCGAATCGCTGACCAAGGCGCTGGAGCAGTTGGAAGCCACGCTTCCGACGGCCTCGCTGCAGTTGGCTAAGGACCTCTTCGGAATCCTGGGAACGGTGGACAGCTCGGCTGGCTTGCGCCGCGCCCTGACTGACCCCTCCCGCAGCGGAGAAGAAAAGTCGGCGCTGGTCAAGCAGCTGGTTGGCGGGAAAGTCTCCGCTGATGCTGCGGAAATCGCGAGTGGATTGGCCAGCTTGCGCTGGGCATCGGCACGCGATATCGGCGATGCACTCGAGACTCTTGCCGCCACGGTTGTCATTGCCGTGGCTGAAAACAAGTCGGCCGTTTCTGCCTCCGGAATCACGGGGCTGGAAGAGCTGGAAAACGATCTGTTTGCTTTCAACCAGACCGTTGCTTCCAGCCACGAGGTACAACGTGCTCTGGGAGAGTCGCAGGCAAGTGCTGCGGCCAAGATCAGCCTGGCGGAGAAGCTGCTTCCTGGTGCAAGCCCGGAAGCCCAGCTCCTCATTGGCCAGGCCGTGTCGCAGCCGCGCGGCGTCAAGCCGAGCAAGCTCATCGACAATTTCGCCAAGCTTGCAGCCAAGCGCCAGCAGCGTTGGATCGCAACTGTCCGCGTTACCCGTCCGTTGACGGATGCGCAGGCCAGCCGTCTGCAGGCCGGGCTTGATGCCCTCTACGGCCGCGAGCTGAAGGTCAACATCAGCGTTGATCCGACTTTGATCGGTGGAATCCGGGTCCAGGTGGGAGACGAAGTGCTTGACGCTTCCGTCGTAGCCCGTCTGTCCGAGCTCCGCCGGCAACTCGCTGGCTAG